TACTTGATTATATTTAACAAGTAGCCAAGACATCAAACAGTACAGTACTTGATGCCTACACGCAGTTCAGAAAAATACCGGATTCACCTTTTTAATAAATAGGAATCAGTCCAACAGGGGTTAAGAACAACGGCCTAGTCCAATTTCATTCTCGGGCAAGTCATTCTAATAGTCTGCGGAAAAAGTTGAAGCAACAGTGGGCCCATAAATCTGTAACACTCTTGGGAATTAGTACTAGCAATTGATCATAATTTCAATTAAATTTTTGAAGGCAAAATTCTTTTTTAAGAATCTGAAAATACTACGATTAAGTTGGCAGTGGTAGGGACATCACTAGTTATCCGAATCAAGTAACCCGTGATTACTACTGCCACCAAAAAACTTTTAACTCGGGGTACCAACTAGGACATTTGCACAAAAAGAAAGCGattgttaatgatatttatatatacaaagtGTGGAACCAAAAGAAATGATCCAAAAAGCATAGATAGCGGCCTAAATGTTAGCATAGAAAGATTTGGCCATGCAAACTCTTGTTAAGAACCTATGAAATTACAACAATCAGCTGCTGCATCAGGGATGACAATCAATCCAGAAGGTATCCAAAAACAACTCACTCCCAATGGAAGTGACCCCCAAAACTATAAGGATAAAGACCAAGAAAACACATTTAACCATCAAGGACACTATTGAGAAGTACATGAAAAGCGACAGGTTAAACAGTCGCTTTTTATCGACTCTTTCAAAAAAATTCACCCTGTATAATAAACTCAAAGTACCAAAGTGACGCtaattactatattatctaatagacaaaaatggtgaaAGGTAATTAGGGGCATTTTCGTCCTTTCACcctttttttaattctaattatatTTCACACAAAGACCCTCAcactttttcaaatattcaaatcgacccccaaacaggggataaagtgtcaaataaccatttcataaaaaatcttaaataaactccacccaaatattcaacgggtcatatcttctcgctcgcaacgagttaaatttttccgacaccatcgttaaactcgaaataattttaggaacacaatgtcactaactatacgcaaaacggacggacgctttttaaaaaacgctaaatatttggggtactttacatacacgttgattttgcattaaattcttaaaagtcgataattacataggtaaacgcggagatggacatatattgttaatttaaaataacatttaaatcttttacgggttataccttttagttcgactcaatTTGCGCTTCAAGGACATCactctttagccacgaaataatttaaaaaactaaatgcaataaaatacattgaaaaccgaacccccggcgcgaagcgagggttcaacaactagttaatATCTATACATATTATGCGTGGACAAAGTACCAAAATATGATCAATAAACCTAGACACGATTGTTGCTTCCACTCTTTTCAGTATAATCCCTGTATAATTCAATGTCAAGTAACCAAACCCTTTACCCCATTTTTGGTACAAGTTGCACCAAGACAAATACCTTAGTAGGGCATGAGCTCGTCAGTCATGTCTCATGTGTTGATCAATAAAGAAAGAAGGTCCACGAAAACTCAAGAAAATGAATGCACTGACTCAGTCTGCAAAAACAGAATATTCAACCTATAATACATAACCAACAACTGCATTATAACCCAACACATATATACATAACAAAAAAGTAATCTTGCTGACTGCACCATAAACTCACCATTACAATAAGAACACCTTCAGTAGTAGCAAATTAGAAAAATCTTTTGAATACATTAGATAATTATCGTAGTTATACTTGTAGGATATAATAAAAGATAATGGACAAAATAAGTCAGTTTATGTTAAACATTACGAATTTCACAGCGGAACTGGACTAATGCAGCATACTTTTGATTATTCACAGCAGCCACATTACTATGTTACCTGCAAAAAATGCTAAATATCTCTTCGTTTCTCTGAACGCAACTTGCCAATAAAAAGTTGCAGATAATTCTGTTAATTCTTTGATGGTGGTTGGTGTGCCTCAACAAGACAACCTATTAACATTGTACACATGCTCGAGTTCATGTATTACTGCACAACCTCCACGCAAGTAATTAAGGCCTTTTCTTTGACTTAAATAACCAATAAAAATAATCATTGAACTTAAAAACATTATTCATATACAAATCTAATATAAAAAACGGAAGGATGAAAATGCACCAACGTAACTCAACTCTAGATCCATGAGATCGAGATCGAGATCAACAATTTCCTTACCAATCCCATTACCTCATTTGACCATCTGTTTTTACAACTGACCCACTCTGCAAGAACAGACGAATATAATTGAATAAAACGAGCTAGAGCATAGTTTTATACTTGCACCGAATATGTGCATAAACGTGAAGAACAGAGATGTGTATGAACTTGTTTAATTCATTGCTAAATGCTTGCCACACATCTTAGAGTTAGGTTCCAACATGGATAGTTGGTTCCTAACAACAATCTTCTAACCAGTACTATTATTCACAAGTATCTGTGGCTTACATTTCCTACAAACATCAGCTATAACTATAATTATTTACAAAGTACCTAAAATCTAAAAACAACCCAAAAGATGATAAGATAATAGAAAATAATCAGTACCTGCAGTCTTGTAATTGTATCCATATGATTATAATATTCGGTTGGCCATTCATTTTCATCTCGATAGAACAAAAGGAAAGAGAAAAATCTAAACAAAAATAAGCACCAAATGTATATATAAGAAGGATTTCAAAGGTGATGGTTAGTCTTGCCGAAGATATAAATATCAAGAGTTCTAAAACTAAAACCAACCCACAGTTATAAAATATCAGAAATCGTAATCAGTTCATGTAGTCTTGTTGTATCCATAGGATTATAATATTCAGTTTGCGATGCGTTTTCATAATGATGGGAAAAAAATAGAAAATCCAAACAAAAATAAGCAATGAATGTTATATAAGAAAGATCTCAAAGATAATGGTTACTCTTGCCGAAGGTTTGAATATCAAGAATAAACATTAACTTGCAAAAAATAAGATTAAAGTTATTGCAGTCTGACATGATTATCAATAACTAACATAAACTTATAAACTTATAAGGATAAAAATTAAAGTTATGGtagcaaatatataaatatatagaatcaacttaaaacttttaaatccATCTGTAGATTTGACAAGAGAAAAGAAATTTGACATATAAGGAATATCGCAAACGCGTTTGGTCAAATATACCAATAAGCTGAAATGTCAGTTAAGTAAAGGAAATCAAGAAAATATGCTAATTTGTATATTAAATTTTGTGTCTATATGGTATATGGTATATGTGGTTCTTTTATGATCTTGTAACTAAGCTAATGCTTAGaaattaaatttatatatacatgAGAAGTGTCAGTTGCAAATTATCAATATCCAAATTACTATTTCATCGAAAAATACGTACTTGAATACAATTGTTTGTTTGCTTGTATATTCATCTACTTAAGTCCATATATTGCTCTAGACCCTAACTTTCAAGCCACATTAGACGGTTTCCACCGTTCTTGTTGCGTAATCAGCATACTCTTTAGCTGCTTTCGCAGTTGTTCTCTTATCTCGTAATTAGAAGCCAACGTATGATCTAATTTCTCTTTCACAGCTTGAAGTTCAAATTTTCTCATTTCAGCTACAGTTATATCAGAATTATTCGAATACCCCGTGCCACGTTGAAGTTGAATGAAACTCGTGTTCAACTAACACAATGATCAATACACGTACGAACTAAACTTGCAATACAAATATGAACGAAAAAATAGTATAACAGTTACTATGAACTTTGTATGATAACCACCTTACCTCATTGACAGAATTCCTCAAATCCTCCACACGAGTTTCACATTCGGTTGCATATAACCTCAATTGAGCCCTAAATTCATCAATATCACGAGCTTTCGACGCGAAATACTTATCGTTATTGCTATCCAACACCTCTAGATTACTCAGTTCATTACTCAAAGCCCTAATTTGGATACAGAACCATCAGCAACGTTTCTTACAGAATTACAATGAAATCAAGCGATGAATTGATATAACAAACCTGAATTGCTGGATTTGATTGAGATAGATTGAATCAAGGAGATCGATTTGAGACTTAATTGATGATATGATGAATTGTTGTGAGGTGATTTTGTGTTCAAGTTTCAAACACCTTTGTTCAATGCATCTGATACTTGAAAGCTTTGAAGCTAGGGTTTGTGATTTATTTTGTTGGAGCTCTTTCTCAGCCTATTAGCGATATCGACATGTATTAATCGATCAAAATACATACAATGATTCAATGATTGTGCGTGTGTGTGTTTGAAGGTATTAGAAGGAAGAGTACCTGAAGAAGAGAGAGGCGTTGATTTCTGGAATATTCCATTTCTTCAAGTCTCCGTTTGAAGGTAGATGAAAATGCCATTATTGAGTGACGTAAGCACACAAGTGAACAAGTATCAAATTTATTTCTGGTGTTTTGAAAGAGTGTAACGTTGAGAGGTTAGTTGTGTGACGGGTGAGCAGGGGTGACAATGGATACTACTCCGTATACGAATACTAGGGCTGGGCTGCTCTTGGTTTATAGagcttatttattttttttcctatGCGTGGAATAGGCAATGGCTAAAAAAAATCTTAAGAAAATTGTAAAAGTGTAAAAAGTACAGAGCTATCTAGTTTGCGCAATTTTCGGGTTATGTCTACTAGAATAAATCTGGACCGAATCGAAActtgaatatttatgaaaataagaaCTAGGGaccggataatttatatatgattcgCTTCGATCAGATTCTAGCTTTGGTACAAGCAGTTCGGTTAAATATCAACAGATATATATTTTTcgaaaatcaatatatatatatatatatatatatatatatatatatatatatatatatatatatattttttttttttttttcacgagAAAAATGAATATGATACTGGTATAAACCTAGTTGGATATATAATCAAAATCAGTATATCAATTGGTTTTCATGATTAAAAAAAgtttaaaactttgaataatgtgcTTTTGACTTTTTTAAACTAATGATttattaactagttgtggagccctcgcttcgcgccgggggctccgtttttaatgcgagtaaaaaaaaaatcttgatctattttgtaaaaaagaattttttttcgacactaacattgaagggttgttccttttgtgaaagttgtttcttttaacgttaaaagttagttgatctattttgtaaaaaaaaaaatgttttttgacATATTTTGATAGCATTGAAGAGTtattccttttaagaaagttgcttcttttatcgttgaagacaaaaaaaaaatgtagcacagtagtgACCTATGTGAGTCCTACTGTTTGAGCGTagtgtacaagtcggtaaagcgtggtgggtgttattatttagtat
The window above is part of the Rutidosis leptorrhynchoides isolate AG116_Rl617_1_P2 chromosome 1, CSIRO_AGI_Rlap_v1, whole genome shotgun sequence genome. Proteins encoded here:
- the LOC139853234 gene encoding uncharacterized protein, whose translation is MVLNNDKYFASKARDIDEFRAQLRLYATECETRVEDLRNSVNELNTSFIQLQRGTGYSNNSDITVAEMRKFELQAVKEKLDHTLASNYEIREQLRKQLKSMLITQQERWKPSNVA
- the LOC139858194 gene encoding uncharacterized protein, producing MAFSSTFKRRLEEMEYSRNQRLSLLQAEKELQQNKSQTLASKLSSIRCIEQRCLKLEHKITSQQFIISSIKSQIDLLDSIYLNQIQQFRFVISIHRLISL